In the genome of Dickeya fangzhongdai, one region contains:
- the gndA gene encoding NADP-dependent phosphogluconate dehydrogenase: protein MSKQQIGVVGMAVMGRNLALNIESRGYTVSVFNRSADKTDEVIAENPGKKLVPCYTVEEFVESLEKPRRILLMVKAGEATDKTIESLKPYLEKGDILIDGGNTFYKDTIRRNRELSAEGFNFIGTGVSGGEEGALKGPSIMPGGQKEAYELVAPILEQIAARAEGEPCVTYIGADGAGHYVKMVHNGIEYGDMQLIAEAYALLKQALGLSNEELASTFSEWNKGELSSYLIEITADIFTKKDEEGKYLVDVILDEAANKGTGKWTSQSSLDLGEPLSLITESVFARYLSSLKNQRVAASKVLSGPAAQAFSGDKAGFVEKVRRALYLGKIVSYAQGFSQLKAASDENNWSLNYGEIAKIFRAGCIIRAQFLQKITDAYAENADIANLLLAPYFRQIADEYQQALRDVVSYAVQQGIPTPTFSAAIAYYDSYRSAVLPANLIQAQRDYFGAHTYKRIDKEGVFHTEWLE, encoded by the coding sequence ATGTCCAAACAGCAAATTGGCGTTGTCGGTATGGCGGTAATGGGGCGCAATCTGGCGCTGAACATTGAAAGCCGTGGCTATACCGTTTCCGTCTTTAACCGTTCCGCAGACAAAACGGATGAGGTGATTGCAGAGAATCCGGGGAAAAAACTGGTGCCGTGCTACACCGTTGAAGAGTTTGTTGAATCTCTGGAAAAACCGCGCCGTATCCTGTTGATGGTTAAAGCGGGCGAAGCGACGGATAAAACTATCGAGTCCCTGAAACCGTATCTGGAAAAAGGCGACATCCTGATCGACGGCGGCAACACGTTCTATAAAGACACCATTCGCCGTAACCGTGAATTGTCTGCCGAAGGGTTCAACTTCATCGGTACCGGCGTGTCCGGCGGTGAAGAAGGCGCGCTGAAAGGTCCGTCCATTATGCCGGGCGGTCAGAAAGAGGCCTATGAGCTGGTCGCGCCGATTCTGGAGCAGATCGCAGCCCGTGCTGAAGGCGAGCCTTGCGTAACCTATATTGGCGCTGACGGCGCCGGTCACTACGTGAAAATGGTGCACAACGGCATCGAGTACGGCGACATGCAGCTGATCGCCGAAGCCTACGCGCTGCTGAAGCAGGCGCTCGGGCTTTCCAACGAAGAACTGGCGAGCACCTTCTCCGAATGGAACAAGGGCGAGCTGAGCAGCTACCTGATCGAAATCACGGCCGATATCTTCACCAAGAAAGACGAAGAGGGTAAATACCTGGTCGACGTGATTCTGGATGAAGCCGCCAACAAAGGCACCGGCAAGTGGACCAGTCAGAGCTCGCTGGATCTGGGTGAACCGCTGTCGCTGATTACCGAGTCGGTGTTTGCCCGTTACCTGTCCTCGCTGAAGAACCAGCGTGTGGCGGCCTCTAAAGTGCTGAGCGGCCCGGCTGCCCAGGCGTTCAGCGGCGACAAAGCCGGGTTCGTCGAAAAAGTGCGTCGCGCGCTGTATCTGGGCAAAATCGTCTCCTACGCGCAGGGTTTCTCTCAGCTGAAAGCGGCGTCTGACGAAAACAACTGGAGCCTGAACTACGGCGAAATCGCCAAAATTTTCCGTGCCGGTTGCATCATCCGCGCCCAGTTCCTGCAGAAGATCACCGACGCCTACGCCGAGAACGCCGATATCGCCAACCTGCTGCTGGCGCCGTATTTCCGCCAAATCGCCGACGAATACCAGCAGGCGCTGCGTGACGTGGTGTCCTATGCGGTACAGCAGGGGATTCCGACTCCGACCTTCTCGGCGGCGATTGCCTATTATGACAGTTACCGTTCCGCGGTATTACCGGCCAATCTGATTCA